The genomic segment ATATTGTTCAGAAAAATAATCTAATTTTATATTTTCTGGATAATATTTATTTTTTAAAATATTAACCATATTAATTTGTTCTATTTGATTATAAGTTTGATTATTTAATTTAGCAGTGAAATCTTTAAATCCAAAATTATTATAATCATTTTCATATTTTTTATTTGTTATATATATCTTTTCTTTTTCTTCAGCTATTATACAAGAATTTAAAATAAAAGTTGATAATAATATTATTAATAAAATTGTCATCCTTTTAATTTTTTTCATGATTTAACCCCCAAATTTTTTATTTTTATAATATTATTATATTAAATTAAATCATTTTATATAACTCATTTTCGATAATATGGTATTTTAGGGAGTAAAATGAATAAAACTCGATTCTTTTTTAAGAATCGAGTTTATTTTTTTTATTTAATATAAAATTTATATCTCTTATTAATTTTATTATTGCATAAAATATTGCATAAAATTCAAGTCTTCCCAAATACATTCCAAGTGTTTCTATCCAGATAACACCTAAAGGAGCATTAGGATTTGTTATTCCAACAGATAATCCAACTGCAGAAAGTGCTGAAGCATATTCAAACATTGAATCTTCAAGTGTATATCCATATCCCAATAAAACAAAAACTCCTATAAAATATACTATAAAATACATCATAAATACAGCAATTACATCTCTTAAAGTTTCAAAACCAATTTTCTTTCTTGATACTCCTTTATAAACTTCAACATGGAATTTTGTGCCATTAGGTTTGAAAAAAGATTTTATTTGAACTAATATTAATTTTAAAGCTATATAAACTCTGTATAATTTTAATCCTCCAGCAGTAGAATCCATCATTCCACCAAGTATCATCAAAATAGTCATTATTAAAAGGGCAAATAAATTCCAATTTTCAAATGAAACTGTTGAAAACCCAGTACCTGTTAAAGCAGAAATGACTTGAAAAGCTCCATGTCTAACGCCATTAGCTACTCCATATATATTTAATGTATTGAATAAAAATATAAATATAAATGATATTAGTAATATAAAAAACATAGTTTTTGGTTCAGGGTTTTTAAAAAATGGTTCCATTCTTATTCTTTCTTTAAATTCTAATTTATTTATTTTACCTTTCTTATAATCAAGTATATTTCTATAAGAATTTTTTATCATAATTGCTCCTGCATAATGAACACCAAAACCAGTTCCGCCCATTATCATTAAAAGCATTATTATTATATCCATTGAAACATTGTCAAATGCACCTATACTAAAATTTTTAGAAGAAAATCCTCCTGTTGCAAGTGCAGTTAAAGTATGATTAAAAGCTTCAAAAAATGGCAATTTTGAAATAAACATCAATAAAAGTATTCCAATAAAAGCCCAAATTAAATATATACCAGTTATAATTTTAGCTGAATCTCTTAAATTTGGAACTAAATTATCTGTTCTTCCTTCCGCTTGATACAAACCCACTCCCATACTACCAGCAGTTATAACCATTATAAGCGCAAAACCTGCTCCACCGATATACTGCATTATTGATCGCCAAATTATAAAAGTTCTTGATATTATTTCTACATCAGAAATCATCGTTAATCCTGTTGTTGTCCAGCCTGATGTAGATTCAAAAATAGCTTGATGTATATTAAGCATTCCTTCAAATACAAAAGGTAATGATGAAAAAAATATAGAAAAAGTCCATACAAAAAATATTATCATGACTGCATCTTGTACATTTAATTTTTCATATTTTTCTTCTTCTTTTTTTCTACCAAAAAATCTAAAAATTATACCTGTAGAAATAGTTAATAAAAATGTATAAAAAAAAGAAAAAAAAGTTCTTATATCACCATAAATAAAAGAGGTTGAACCAACCCCTAAAATTAAAAATGATAAATAAGTTATAACTTTACCTGTTATACTCATTATTTCCCTATATCTTAATTTTAAATAATGTCTATATGTCGGCATAAAATCACCTCTATTTTAATGCTTCTTTTACTTTTTGAACTTGTTCTTTTAGGCTAAATACTATTATTTTATCATTTTCTTCTATAATACTCTCACCTTGAGGAACTTTGATTTCTCCATCTGATTTTATTTGAACACCAATTATAGTATTTTCAGGTAATTTTATGTTTTTTAATTTTTTATTACATGATTTGTCTTTTATATTGATTAATAATTCTAATATAGATAGTTTTTCTACATAAGGATTAAAAAAATCAGTTATGTCTTCATAATTCAAAGAGGCTTCTATCAATTTTTCCATCCAAGATATTGGAGTTAATGTATTTACATTTATTGTTTTAAACATAAATTCATTTTCTGGAGAATTTACCAAAGAAACTATTCTTATATCTTCATAATATTGTCTTAATAACCAAGAAATTACAAAATTTTCTGAATCATTCTCTGATATTATTATTAAGGCACCAACTCTTGAAGTCATTTCTAAATTTTCAACCCAATCTATATCTGTTGGATCATTATTTATTAATTCTAATGAAGAATAATAAGCCTTTAGACCATCCATTAATTCTATATTTTCTTTTTTCTTACTTATATAATATACTTCATTTCCAAGTAATAATAGTTTTTTTGCAAGTGAGTATGCTAATGTATCTCCTTCAAAAATATAAAAAGTTTTTTTCTTCATATTTTATCTACCTTCTCAAAATCTTCAACTAATTGTTGTACAGAATTTTCTATAGGACAGAATAATTCAACATTTGCTTTTTTAAATATATCTTTTTTTATAGGATCATTAACTCTTGCTACAAGTTTAATATTTGGATTTATATTTTTAATTCCGTATGCAAGCATAAAATTTAAATTATCATCTGGAGTAACTATATATACCATATCTGCTTTTTCAAGTTTTACTCTATTTAATGCATCCATATCACTTGTATCAACCGTCATGGTAAACCCAGTAAAATTTCTATTACTAAGTCTTATAAAAGAATTTTCATCTTTATCTATAACTACAACAGAATGATTTTCAGAAAGTTTTAAAGCTAATTCTGAACCTAATCTTCCACATCCAATTATTATAATAAATTTTATTTTTTCCATAAAACACCTCTATTTTAAAGCATTAGAAGCTTTGTAATGTTTTTGTGCGAGTTCATCTTTTCCTTTTTTTCTATAAAATTTATAAAATAGTAAATGTGGTTGATATGAGTTAGGATTTTCATACATCAATTTAGATATTTTATTTTTTATGGAATAATATTGTATATGATTTTCTATATCTAATTCATCTATTAAATCACTTAAATAGTCATAATTTTCTTTAAGGCTTCTGTATTTAAAAATAGAAGATTTTACCATACCATAAAATTCTTCAGGTGTGACTGGCTTTTCGTGCCAGTCATCTACACCGAACTTTAAAGATTTTTTTAATCTATCTATTGTAACAAAATTACTTATTATATATAAATGTGTTTTTGGAAACAAACTTTTTATTTTTTCAAGTTTTTCAGTTATATCTTTACCATTTATCTCTATTTCAGATATTATCAATGAAAGTCTTTCTTTTTCTTCTGGATCATAATTTTCTAAAAAATTATCTATTTCCGAAATTTCAGAAAGTGTTTTAATATCAAAATCTATTTCAATTATATTTTGAAGAAGTTTTTTATACAAATTTATAACCGATTCTTCTTCTTCAATTATTATTATTTCAATTTTATTCATTATTTACCACCTTTAAAGGATAAACTCTCTAACATTTTCATCATCTATAACTGGTCCTAATTTATTTTTTACATAGTCTGAATCTATTTCTAAACTCCATGGTGTAGAAGCTGGAGCTTCAAAAGAAACTTCTTCTAATACTTTTTCTACTACAGTATAAAGTCTTCTTGCTCCTATATTTTCTATTTTTTGATTTAAATCAAAAGCTATGTGTGCAAGTTCTTTTATACCATCATCTGTAAATTTTATTTCAACTTCATCTGTTTTTAATAATTCTATATATTGTTTTAATATTGCATTTTGAGGTTTTGTCAAAATATTTAAGAAATCTTCTTCTGTTAAATCTTCTAATTCAACTCTTACTGGAAACCTTCCTTGTAATTCTGGAATCAAATCAGATGGTTTTGCTACATGGAAAGCTCCAGCTGCTATAAATAATATATAATCAGTTTTTACAGGTCCATATTTTGTAACAATATTAGTTCCTTCTACAATCGGAAGTAAATCTCTTTGAACTCCTTCCCTTGAAACTTCTCCACCATTACCTTGGCCATTTCTTGTAGTTATTTTATCTATTTCATCTAAAAATATTATTCCTCTATTTTGAGCTCTTTCTATGCCTTCATGTATCATTTTATCTTTGTCTATCAATTTTTCTGCTTCAATAGGTAATAATACTTTTCTTGCTTCTGATACTTTCATTCTTCTTTTATTTTTTTTCTTAGGCATCATATTTTGAAACATTTCACCTAATTGAATTCCCATATCTTCAAATTCTGGTCCCATACCAGCAAACATTGGTGATGAATCTTCTTCTAATTCTATTTCTATTTCTATTTCTTCTAATTCACCATTTTTTAATTTTTCAAATATCTCTGCTCTTCTTTTATTTATATCATCTGAATCTTTAACTTTATTATTTTCATTTTCATTGTTTATATATGGATTATTTTGTCCAAACATTTGTAACATTTCCATAAAAGGAGCTTTTTGTTCATTTTTCTTATTTCCTGGAACAAATATTTCTATTAATCTTTCTTCTACTAATTTTTCTGCTCTTTTTTCAACTTCAGAAATCATTTCTTTTCTAACTAAATTTATCGATACATCAACTAATTCTCTTATCATTGATTCAACATTTTTTCCAACATATCCAACTTCAGTAAATCTAGTTGCTTCAAATTTAACAAAAGGAGCATTAGCTATTTCTGCTAATCTTCTTGCAATTTCAGTTTTTCCGACCCCTGTTGGTCCCATCATTAAAATATTTTTTGGAATTATCTCTTTTTTTAATTCTTCATCAAGATTTAACCTTCTAATTCTATTTCTTAATGCTATTGCAACGAGCTTTTTTGCAGAATCTTGCCCAATTATATATTTATTTAATTCACCAACTATTTTCCTTGGTGTTAGTTGATCCAATACCATGTTTATCACCTCGACATAATTGTATCATATTAATTAATTTTTAAAAAGCGTGGTTAGCCCACGCTTTTTATACTTCATGTACTTTTAAAAGATTAGTTGTTCCAGAGAACCCATAAGGAATTCCCGCTGTAACTATTATATTATCACCTTTTTTTGAATAATCCATAGTTCTAACTATATTTGATATATTATTTAACATAGAATCTGTATCAACAAATTTTGACATTATTACAGGAGTTACTCCCCATACTAAAGCCATTCTATTATAAGTTTCTTTTCTTGGAGATGCAGCTATTATATTTACACTTCTTCTAAATCTTGATAATGCTCTCGCTGTATATCCGCTATAAGTAGAAGCTACTATAACATCTATATTTAAGTCTTCAGCAGTATCAATAGCAGCTTTTGATATTGCATTAGTTGCAAGATCTCCACCTTCCAAACTAAAATAATCAAATTTAAAAGTATAATCACCAAGATATTCTTCTGTTTCTTTTGCAACATTTACCATAACTTTTACTGCTTCAATTGGATACGCTCCTACTGAAGTTTCTGCTGAAAGCATTACCGCATCAGTTCCATCCAATATAGCATTTGCTATATCAGAAGCTTCAGCTCTTGTAGGTACAGGATTTTCAATCATAGTTTCAAGCATCTGAGTAGCAGTTATTACTGGTTTTGCTTTTGCATTCGCAAGTTCTATTATCCTTTTTTGTAATAATGGAACTTTTTGAACAGGAACTTCTACACCAAGATCTCCTCTTGCGACCATTACACCATCAGCAGCATCTATTATCGATTC from the Oceanotoga teriensis genome contains:
- a CDS encoding TrkH family potassium uptake protein, encoding MPTYRHYLKLRYREIMSITGKVITYLSFLILGVGSTSFIYGDIRTFFSFFYTFLLTISTGIIFRFFGRKKEEEKYEKLNVQDAVMIIFFVWTFSIFFSSLPFVFEGMLNIHQAIFESTSGWTTTGLTMISDVEIISRTFIIWRSIMQYIGGAGFALIMVITAGSMGVGLYQAEGRTDNLVPNLRDSAKIITGIYLIWAFIGILLLMFISKLPFFEAFNHTLTALATGGFSSKNFSIGAFDNVSMDIIIMLLMIMGGTGFGVHYAGAIMIKNSYRNILDYKKGKINKLEFKERIRMEPFFKNPEPKTMFFILLISFIFIFLFNTLNIYGVANGVRHGAFQVISALTGTGFSTVSFENWNLFALLIMTILMILGGMMDSTAGGLKLYRVYIALKLILVQIKSFFKPNGTKFHVEVYKGVSRKKIGFETLRDVIAVFMMYFIVYFIGVFVLLGYGYTLEDSMFEYASALSAVGLSVGITNPNAPLGVIWIETLGMYLGRLEFYAIFYAIIKLIRDINFILNKKNKLDS
- a CDS encoding TrkA C-terminal domain-containing protein, which codes for MKKKTFYIFEGDTLAYSLAKKLLLLGNEVYYISKKKENIELMDGLKAYYSSLELINNDPTDIDWVENLEMTSRVGALIIISENDSENFVISWLLRQYYEDIRIVSLVNSPENEFMFKTINVNTLTPISWMEKLIEASLNYEDITDFFNPYVEKLSILELLINIKDKSCNKKLKNIKLPENTIIGVQIKSDGEIKVPQGESIIEENDKIIVFSLKEQVQKVKEALK
- a CDS encoding NAD(P)-binding protein, with the translated sequence MEKIKFIIIIGCGRLGSELALKLSENHSVVVIDKDENSFIRLSNRNFTGFTMTVDTSDMDALNRVKLEKADMVYIVTPDDNLNFMLAYGIKNINPNIKLVARVNDPIKKDIFKKANVELFCPIENSVQQLVEDFEKVDKI
- a CDS encoding response regulator, with the translated sequence MNKIEIIIIEEEESVINLYKKLLQNIIEIDFDIKTLSEISEIDNFLENYDPEEKERLSLIISEIEINGKDITEKLEKIKSLFPKTHLYIISNFVTIDRLKKSLKFGVDDWHEKPVTPEEFYGMVKSSIFKYRSLKENYDYLSDLIDELDIENHIQYYSIKNKISKLMYENPNSYQPHLLFYKFYRKKGKDELAQKHYKASNALK
- the hslU gene encoding ATP-dependent protease ATPase subunit HslU, producing MVLDQLTPRKIVGELNKYIIGQDSAKKLVAIALRNRIRRLNLDEELKKEIIPKNILMMGPTGVGKTEIARRLAEIANAPFVKFEATRFTEVGYVGKNVESMIRELVDVSINLVRKEMISEVEKRAEKLVEERLIEIFVPGNKKNEQKAPFMEMLQMFGQNNPYINNENENNKVKDSDDINKRRAEIFEKLKNGELEEIEIEIELEEDSSPMFAGMGPEFEDMGIQLGEMFQNMMPKKKNKRRMKVSEARKVLLPIEAEKLIDKDKMIHEGIERAQNRGIIFLDEIDKITTRNGQGNGGEVSREGVQRDLLPIVEGTNIVTKYGPVKTDYILFIAAGAFHVAKPSDLIPELQGRFPVRVELEDLTEEDFLNILTKPQNAILKQYIELLKTDEVEIKFTDDGIKELAHIAFDLNQKIENIGARRLYTVVEKVLEEVSFEAPASTPWSLEIDSDYVKNKLGPVIDDENVREFIL
- the pyk gene encoding pyruvate kinase, producing the protein MLEKKTRIVCTIGPATESDEMLEKLIKTGMNVARLNTSHGDPQIHGERTKKIQEIREKLNVPIAVLLDLEGPKMRTKNFKTDEVTLVEGNEFILTSDELDGDEHIVSLTYSGLVEDVQPKDFILLNDGKVKLEVIKVDKKNIYTKIINGGTITHRRGINVPGVDIKLPGLTKKDKLYIENAVKWGIDYIAQSFVRKPEDVKQTKNILKELGAPDIPVIVKIETLQAIENLESIIDAADGVMVARGDLGVEVPVQKVPLLQKRIIELANAKAKPVITATQMLETMIENPVPTRAEASDIANAILDGTDAVMLSAETSVGAYPIEAVKVMVNVAKETEEYLGDYTFKFDYFSLEGGDLATNAISKAAIDTAEDLNIDVIVASTYSGYTARALSRFRRSVNIIAASPRKETYNRMALVWGVTPVIMSKFVDTDSMLNNISNIVRTMDYSKKGDNIIVTAGIPYGFSGTTNLLKVHEV